Genomic window (Longimicrobiaceae bacterium):
CGGGCGCAGACAGGTATCGACGAAGCTGCGCCATCCCCTGTAGCCGCGAGCGGCGCGGTAGCGACGGAGCTCCACCAGCCTGCCGCGGCGGAGGAGGTCCGCCATCCGCCAGCTCTCCAGCGCGAACACGTTGTCGCCGCCATGACCATTGAGGAGAACCCGTGCATTCAGTGTACGTGCCCTGCGAGCCAATACGCGGTTGTGGATCTCCAGCGTATGCCCATGGCAGTGCGACCGGGTCCTGCATCGACGTTCGAGCTCAATGTAGAGTGGCACGCCGGTGATTTCGACCCAATTGACCGTCGTGCCGTAGCTTTCGGCGACTGCGGTGATGTACGGCGATTCGTCTCCCGGATCTCCGTCGGGTAATGCAAAGGAGAGAATGTGCGGGATCGTGCCCGCAGCGGAGGCCAGCGAGGAGAAAACCGCCGTCGAATCGTAGCCGCCGCTCATCGCCAGAGCCGTCGACTGCGGCACCGCGCGTTCGGCGCAGGCGGCGTCCAGCAGCTCGCGCAGTGTGGCGCGAGCTTCGTCAGTGGTCAGCCTGGCGTAATGATCCGCTCCCCGGGCCTCCCAGTACCGCTCCACCCGCACGCCGGCTGAATCGGCGTACAGCCTGCTTCCCGCCGGAAGCTCGCTGATCCCCTCCCAGGGGGTGACCGTTCCGTCGCCATAGCGCATGAGGATCGCCCGGAGCACACCCTCGCGACTGACCTTTGCGGCCGGACCCATTCGCGCGAGCATCGGGTGCGGCGTGGAGGCGACGAACAACCGCCCGTCGATTCGTGCGTGGAAAGTGCTCCGCGCCCCGAACGGATCCCGTCCACAGAACAGTTGCCGGCGCTTCGTGTCCCAGACACAGAACGAGAAGTCGCCCTCGAGCACATTCACGCACTCTGCGCCGAACGCCTCGTATGCGGCGGCAATCAGATCCGCCGAGGAGTGTGAGGCGGGAATCACCCCGGCGCCTTTCAGCTGCCGCAGCAGATCTGCTTTGTAGTACAATGTCGCGTCGCACACAACGTGAATGTCGCCGCGCGACGCGATCATCGTCTCGCCCGCGAACTCGGGCTGCGTCTCCCAGCGATCGCGAGCCACCGCGAGCACGGCCCCGGGACACCGGAATACGTCGTGGACCTCGGATCCCCGGTAGGCCATCGTGCCGAGCAGCCCCCGAACGTCGGCCGGGCCGCTATGCTCTCCGAGGATCGCGAGTATTGCCGTCACTGGGCTCCTGAAGGCGAATGCTGCTGGCTGACGTCGTCATTCGGGCGCTGAATCGACCTGCACGACCCGTCTGACATATTCCCACCACTGCGGCAGCTGCTTCACGTGGTGCCGAACGCGCTCGCGGAGCAGCATCGGCTTCGGGTCGTCGGGCAGATCGATCCCGTTCGATCCGGGCCCGCGCTGAATCCCCATGCGCCACAGCCTGCGGGCGAGCGCGAGCGAGGGCGTTCCCCGCTCGTCCGGAAGCAGGTTGGTCACGTACTGCCGCTCGAGCAGGTCGAGCAGACGCGACGAGCCGGCCGGTCGCAGGGATTCCAGTACCTCCGCCGGCACGGGGGCGTCGCATACGCTGCGGGCCAGTCGCAATGTCCAGTAGGCGCAGCTGTCGGCCCCGGCGGAATGTGCCCGGGAAACGAAGTCGTCCCAGCCGATTTCGCCGGAACGCAGGTACGCCGCTACGTCGCTGAATGCACGCCAACCGTGGCTCTTCAGACGGTGCGACCAGGCGAAATGGATGCAGGTGTGTAGCAGCTGATCGGCCACGCATGGTACCCGGCAGCGGGTCCCCTTCACCTCCACCTCGATCGACCTCTCCCAGAGGTCGGTCTCGCCGAACGAGAACGGGCTGTCCGGCATCCAGAGGCGCGTGTGGATCTCCATCCCACAACTCGCGCCAAACGAGTCGTAGAGCGGGGGAAGATGATGGGCGTTGCTGTAGGATTCCCTGGGATGGCGCCGCGGGTCCCAGTTCCAACCGATCTCCTGCGCCAGAACCCACGCGGTTTCGCCGCGACCCTCTTCGACAAGCAGGTCCACGTCGACCATTGGCCGGCGCGAGAAGCCGCCGTACACGGACACCGCCGCCGCGGCCCCTTTGAGCAACAGGACGGTGAGCCCTTCGTGTGCGAACGCGGCGATTGCCTCCTCGAACATGCGCTCGAGGTGGAACAGCTTGAACTCCCACACCTGCGCCAGCGCCCTGAGCGCCTTCGCTCCGTCGCCGCCCGCTGCGAGCGGAGAGTTCCGGATCACCCGCCACAGGGGGAGCGTAGCCCGCTCGTGCTCGGCCAGCGAGAGCAGCCGCTTCCATTCGACGGGCCCGTGCAGGAACTGGGCGTAGTCGGCCTGCGTACCGAACGGATTGGCGCGCAGAACGATCTGGCCTTCCCGGGAGAGGAGGGAGCGCACGCGTGCCGACCGCGACCTCTGGTGTTCGGACGTTGAAGCCATGTCGCCGATCAACCTCGAGCGATCGCGGGGGCCGGCTCGGCAGGCTCCCCTTCCAGCTCCCGCTTGAGCGCCAGGACATCGTGTTTGCCGTTCGGCATGCGCGGTAGCTCGTCGCGCGCTTCGATCTTGGTCGGGTGCATGTAACGCGGCAGCTCCACGCGCGCGTAGGCGTTCAGCCGCTCGAGCGAGCCGCCCGGCGCCAGCACCACGAAGGCAAGGATCGCCTCCCCCCGGCGCGGGTCCGGCCGCGAGGTCACCACGCCGTCGACGATCTCTCCGGAGGCATACAGCACGTCCAGGATCTCGTCGGGTCCAACGCGGAAGCCGAGCGACTTGATCATCCGGTCGCGGCGGCTGACGTAGTAGAGGAACCCCTCCTCGTCGCGTTTCACCAGGTCGCCCGAGAACACGACCGTCCCCGCCTCCGGGCGCAGCGGGTGCGGCCGGTAGACGGCCGCGGTGCGCTCGGGGTCCTTCCAGTAGCCGAGGGTCACGGTCGGCCCGCAGTGCACCAGCTCGCCCACCTCCCCCGGCTCGCATGGCGTCAGGTCCTCACGCAGTACCAGGATCTCGGTTCCGGGCATCGGCCGACCCATCGAGTCCGGGCGGCGGTCGACTTCCTCGGGCGACAGGTAGGTGCTGCGGAAGACCTCGGTCATTCCGTACTGGAGGAAGATGCCGGCCTGCGGCTGCACCTCGCGGAGCTGCCGCACGGCCGTGGGGGCCAGGTGTCCGCCGGCGTTTTGCAGGATGCGCAGCGACTCGATCGGACGATCGCGAAACTCCGGCGCGGTCAGTAGCTGCATCCAGAGCGCGGGGACGCCGGCGAGTACGGTGGCGCCGGCCTCGCGGATCGAAAGCGCGATCTGGTTTGCCACGGGCGACCGCTCGATCAGCAGCTCCGCTCCGACCCGCATCGCGCACAGGAGCTGATTGGCGCCGTAGACGGAGCTGAAGGGGAGAATGCTGGCCAGCCGGTCGTCCGGACGTAGCCCGAGATATTCGGCCACCGTGGAGATCGCCGCCCACACGTTGCCGTGGCTCGCCACCACCCCCTTGGGCATGCCGGTCGAGCCGGAGGTGTAGGTGATCTGCGCGATATCCGAGGCGGCGCGGGGAAGAGGCTCGAACTCGGCCTCCGCCGCGACGCTGGCGACGTCGAGCACCGGAACGGTGCTGTCGAGAGTCCGGTGCAGGCGGCCGAGCAGTGCCTCGGAGGTCAGGAGCAGGCTCGCCTCTGCCTGGCCCAGCACGTACTCGAGCTGCCTTGCCCGGACCGTCTCATTGACCATGATGGCCACGGCGCCGGCTGCCCACACCCCGAAGTAGGCGGCCGCCGCGTCGCTTCCCCGTTCCAGAAAGATCACCACCCGCTCGCCGGACCCGACCCCGGCGTTCACCACCGCCTGCGCCAGTGCGGCGGCGCGGGCGCGTAGCCGATCATAAGTGAGGAATTCCTCGCGCTCCCGGATCGCGATGCGTGAACCGGCCTGATCCGCCGAGTCCCACAGGAGGTACGCGGCGTTTCGATCGGCGGGCTGTGGATGGGCTGGGTTGGCCATGGGGAGCGTCGCTGAACTCGAGGAATTGCGGTCGAACGGGCCGCGGTGCCTCGCATTGCAGGTGCCAGGTGAAACCCGATCAGGGCTGTCTGGAGGCGGCCACCAGTTGGCTTCGTCCCGAGCCCCTAGGAAGGTCCGGGTGATTCCGGCACCTCCAAGTCCCCCGGGTACGATCCTGGGGAACTTCGACTTCCCCTGTGACAATGAATGGCGACGTGTGGCGATCCTGCGGCAAGTGTCGCATCATTAGCGATCGGAGGCGCTTGAATGCGATGCGCGCGCCGTCAGGGGCGTGTCGGCGCTTGGCGGAAGCGGCGCGTGCCGCGGGCGGCGTCCGGCGAGCAGGCGGGCGCACGGTATGCGATCTGCCGGTCGTCCCTGGACTCCGGAGAGTTGTGCGGGGTTCCGCGCCGGATCTATACTCCGCTCTTCCCATCAGCAAACTGATCTGTTCACCGCGATATCACTTGCAATGCAGACGCACTCCACGAAGGAGCAGATGCTCAACCGCTTCAGCCGTCGGGAGGCCACCCTTGGGGTGATCGGT
Coding sequences:
- a CDS encoding asparagine synthetase B family protein, which codes for MTAILAILGEHSGPADVRGLLGTMAYRGSEVHDVFRCPGAVLAVARDRWETQPEFAGETMIASRGDIHVVCDATLYYKADLLRQLKGAGVIPASHSSADLIAAAYEAFGAECVNVLEGDFSFCVWDTKRRQLFCGRDPFGARSTFHARIDGRLFVASTPHPMLARMGPAAKVSREGVLRAILMRYGDGTVTPWEGISELPAGSRLYADSAGVRVERYWEARGADHYARLTTDEARATLRELLDAACAERAVPQSTALAMSGGYDSTAVFSSLASAAGTIPHILSFALPDGDPGDESPYITAVAESYGTTVNWVEITGVPLYIELERRCRTRSHCHGHTLEIHNRVLARRARTLNARVLLNGHGGDNVFALESWRMADLLRRGRLVELRRYRAARGYRGWRSFVDTCLRP
- a CDS encoding nucleotidyltransferase family protein translates to MASTSEHQRSRSARVRSLLSREGQIVLRANPFGTQADYAQFLHGPVEWKRLLSLAEHERATLPLWRVIRNSPLAAGGDGAKALRALAQVWEFKLFHLERMFEEAIAAFAHEGLTVLLLKGAAAAVSVYGGFSRRPMVDVDLLVEEGRGETAWVLAQEIGWNWDPRRHPRESYSNAHHLPPLYDSFGASCGMEIHTRLWMPDSPFSFGETDLWERSIEVEVKGTRCRVPCVADQLLHTCIHFAWSHRLKSHGWRAFSDVAAYLRSGEIGWDDFVSRAHSAGADSCAYWTLRLARSVCDAPVPAEVLESLRPAGSSRLLDLLERQYVTNLLPDERGTPSLALARRLWRMGIQRGPGSNGIDLPDDPKPMLLRERVRHHVKQLPQWWEYVRRVVQVDSAPE
- a CDS encoding AMP-binding protein is translated as MANPAHPQPADRNAAYLLWDSADQAGSRIAIREREEFLTYDRLRARAAALAQAVVNAGVGSGERVVIFLERGSDAAAAYFGVWAAGAVAIMVNETVRARQLEYVLGQAEASLLLTSEALLGRLHRTLDSTVPVLDVASVAAEAEFEPLPRAASDIAQITYTSGSTGMPKGVVASHGNVWAAISTVAEYLGLRPDDRLASILPFSSVYGANQLLCAMRVGAELLIERSPVANQIALSIREAGATVLAGVPALWMQLLTAPEFRDRPIESLRILQNAGGHLAPTAVRQLREVQPQAGIFLQYGMTEVFRSTYLSPEEVDRRPDSMGRPMPGTEILVLREDLTPCEPGEVGELVHCGPTVTLGYWKDPERTAAVYRPHPLRPEAGTVVFSGDLVKRDEEGFLYYVSRRDRMIKSLGFRVGPDEILDVLYASGEIVDGVVTSRPDPRRGEAILAFVVLAPGGSLERLNAYARVELPRYMHPTKIEARDELPRMPNGKHDVLALKRELEGEPAEPAPAIARG